One region of Limnospira fusiformis SAG 85.79 genomic DNA includes:
- a CDS encoding type II toxin-antitoxin system VapC family toxin produces MAIYLKNVSIVTSEMVFTELLNAFSGKGRFYREKAVIFINYALDNSEIQVVSQTNELFKSALELYHSRPDQAWSHTDCTSFKIM; encoded by the coding sequence ATGGCAATTTATCTAAAAAATGTGTCTATTGTCACCAGTGAAATGGTGTTTACTGAATTACTCAATGCTTTTTCGGGAAAGGGACGTTTTTATAGAGAAAAAGCTGTGATATTTATTAATTACGCCTTGGATAATTCTGAAATTCAAGTTGTCAGTCAAACCAATGAACTCTTTAAAAGCGCACTTGAGTTATATCATAGCCGACCCGATCAAGCATGGAGTCACACAGATTGCACCTCATTTAAAATTATGTAA
- a CDS encoding ABC-ATPase domain-containing protein, whose translation MNNKQYLHQKLLDLDNRGYKAYKDISGEYEFPDFTLIIDYVQGDPFASPSKFRVQIPPAIANFPPQLYKNPIREVALRDYLTRQFDRAAYEISSRRGTGKSGMIAITRVGQEVLARTSAYLVEVANRTPKTIGGNPALQRGKPIAAASEKGIEIRFFVGLPARGRNILGRQAVAMLCEDIPAIVDRALKYENLDQAACQRHVETVEDTESLRQQLGDHSLVAFIANNAILPRQSGVNDRPLSRENAIAFQSPGSLEVELNRPNAGPIRGLGIPRGITLIVGGGYHGKSTLLKAIERGVYNHIPDDGREFVVTDAAAVKVRAEDGRSVAGVDISPFINQLPQGRSTTDFSTENASGSTSQAANIMEALEALILGEKRTPPVLLVDEDTAATNFMIRDRRMQALIAKEQEPITPFIDKVKQLYDDYGVSTILVMGGSGDYFDVADTVIAMDNFQPVELTEKAKAIAAEYTTGRTSEGGQKFGKIKPRVPLPESLDPSRGKRDVRVKVRDVDEVSFGSEDVDLSAVEQLVSKDQLKAIAEAMVYAKNRYIDGVKTLPEILDQVMADLDEKGLDIISPFPQGDLAMFRRFELAAAINRLRSLEVKSDELS comes from the coding sequence ATGAATAATAAACAGTATCTGCATCAAAAATTACTAGACCTCGACAACCGAGGTTATAAAGCCTATAAAGATATATCGGGTGAATATGAATTTCCCGACTTTACCCTAATTATTGATTATGTCCAGGGCGATCCCTTTGCTTCCCCCAGTAAATTTCGGGTACAAATTCCACCAGCGATCGCCAATTTTCCGCCGCAACTATACAAAAACCCGATCCGAGAAGTGGCGCTAAGAGACTATCTTACCCGACAGTTTGACCGCGCGGCTTATGAAATTAGCAGTCGTCGGGGTACGGGTAAAAGTGGTATGATTGCGATTACCAGGGTTGGTCAGGAAGTGCTGGCGCGGACTTCCGCCTACTTAGTGGAGGTCGCTAACCGAACCCCGAAAACCATAGGAGGAAACCCGGCGCTACAACGGGGGAAACCGATAGCCGCCGCGTCGGAAAAAGGCATCGAAATTCGCTTTTTTGTGGGACTCCCAGCCAGGGGTCGCAATATTCTGGGTCGCCAAGCGGTGGCTATGTTATGTGAGGATATTCCGGCTATTGTCGATCGCGCCCTCAAATACGAAAACCTAGACCAAGCAGCCTGTCAGCGTCACGTGGAAACGGTGGAAGATACGGAAAGTCTGCGACAACAATTAGGCGATCATTCCCTGGTAGCTTTTATTGCTAATAATGCTATTTTACCGCGCCAAAGTGGGGTGAATGACCGCCCCTTATCGAGGGAAAATGCGATCGCTTTTCAGTCTCCGGGTTCCTTAGAAGTTGAACTAAACCGACCCAACGCGGGACCGATTAGGGGTTTGGGTATTCCTAGGGGAATTACGCTAATTGTGGGGGGTGGATATCATGGAAAATCGACTCTTCTTAAAGCTATTGAAAGGGGAGTTTATAACCATATCCCTGATGATGGCAGAGAATTTGTGGTGACGGACGCGGCTGCTGTGAAAGTGCGCGCCGAAGATGGTCGCAGTGTGGCGGGGGTGGATATTTCACCTTTTATTAATCAGCTTCCCCAAGGGCGATCGACTACTGATTTTTCCACGGAAAATGCTAGTGGTAGCACGTCCCAAGCGGCTAATATTATGGAAGCCTTGGAAGCCTTAATTTTAGGAGAAAAACGGACTCCTCCGGTGTTACTGGTAGATGAGGATACGGCGGCGACTAATTTTATGATTCGCGATCGCCGAATGCAGGCTTTAATTGCGAAGGAACAGGAACCGATTACGCCTTTTATTGATAAGGTTAAACAACTATACGATGATTATGGGGTGTCTACTATTCTGGTGATGGGGGGAAGTGGCGACTATTTTGATGTGGCTGATACGGTGATAGCTATGGATAATTTTCAGCCAGTGGAATTGACCGAAAAAGCTAAGGCGATCGCCGCTGAATATACCACGGGTCGCACCTCAGAAGGGGGTCAAAAGTTTGGTAAGATTAAGCCACGGGTTCCCCTACCAGAAAGTCTTGATCCTAGTCGTGGAAAGCGAGATGTGCGGGTGAAAGTGCGAGATGTGGATGAGGTAAGTTTTGGGTCGGAGGATGTGGATTTATCGGCGGTGGAACAGTTGGTGTCTAAAGACCAATTAAAGGCGATCGCTGAGGCGATGGTTTACGCTAAAAACAGATACATTGATGGGGTAAAAACTCTCCCAGAAATTCTTGATCAAGTTATGGCAGATCTTGATGAAAAGGGTTTGGATATCATTAGTCCTTTTCCCCAGGGAGATTTAGCTATGTTCCGACGTTTTGAATTAGCGGCAGCTATTAACCGCCTACGAAGTTTGGAGGTTAAATCAGACGAGTTATCATGA
- a CDS encoding type II toxin-antitoxin system HigB family toxin, translated as MKSGTFNSFVELRNEFPSADQVDNLTVFNIGGNKVRLIAAIHYNRQKIYIRAVLTHAEYDRGKWRE; from the coding sequence GTGAAATCAGGAACATTTAATTCCTTTGTTGAACTTCGTAACGAGTTTCCCAGTGCTGACCAAGTTGATAACCTCACAGTGTTTAATATTGGTGGGAACAAAGTACGGTTAATAGCGGCGATTCACTATAATCGACAAAAAATTTATATTCGGGCAGTTTTGACTCATGCAGAGTATGATCGAGGAAAATGGAGAGAGTAA
- the dacB gene encoding D-alanyl-D-alanine carboxypeptidase/D-alanyl-D-alanine endopeptidase — protein sequence MKSIAIALFSTLISFSVPVMANEPRSICPAVLETEINAIALDPKFSRSRWGIMVESLDSGQVLYSLDSERFFLPASTIKLLTTVASIETLGPDFRIRTSVYSSGNGNVYIVGRGDPTITNTELESLAQQLRDRGISQIDTLVAKDGYFPGMTVNPNWEWEDVQAGYGAPVNSLILHQNSLDLKLWPTENVGQPLRVTWVRPEQGIGWQIDNQTRTVSTTEPEFVAIGRSFTEPIIRVSGQLHIGAEPENVFAAVVNPGANFLEGFTTILSQQEISVNRGILANYSQRSEPEVAWVESPPLSELVKTLNMQSNNVFAEAIVRTLGVQRPSLDAASSGLNMIAEVLDNLGVSRSGYVLRDGSGLSRHNLATPQVLVATLRVMWNSPHWEIYQDAIPVAGVSGTLERRFQNTPAQGQVWAKTGTMRGMSSLAGYVKSESYSPLVFAIIVNQSNLSTQELREAIDRIVVLLSSLQPCD from the coding sequence ATGAAATCAATTGCGATCGCTCTCTTTTCGACTCTGATCAGTTTCTCTGTGCCGGTTATGGCCAACGAACCTAGGTCTATATGTCCAGCGGTACTAGAAACTGAAATTAATGCGATCGCCCTTGACCCCAAATTCTCTCGTTCCCGCTGGGGAATTATGGTTGAGTCCCTAGACTCTGGCCAAGTTTTATATAGTCTGGACTCGGAGCGTTTTTTTCTCCCCGCCTCGACGATTAAACTCTTAACTACGGTGGCGAGTATAGAAACACTAGGGCCAGATTTTCGCATCCGTACTTCTGTTTATAGTAGTGGCAATGGCAATGTTTATATTGTCGGAAGAGGTGACCCGACCATTACTAATACTGAACTGGAAAGTTTAGCCCAACAATTGCGCGATCGCGGTATTTCCCAAATTGATACCTTGGTGGCTAAGGACGGATATTTTCCGGGGATGACTGTCAATCCTAACTGGGAATGGGAAGATGTACAAGCGGGTTATGGAGCCCCGGTTAATAGTCTGATTTTACATCAAAATTCCCTAGATTTAAAACTCTGGCCGACTGAAAATGTGGGGCAACCTTTACGAGTAACCTGGGTTAGACCTGAACAAGGAATCGGCTGGCAAATTGATAATCAAACCCGGACTGTTAGCACTACAGAACCTGAATTTGTAGCGATTGGGCGCTCTTTTACGGAACCGATTATTCGGGTGTCTGGGCAGTTGCATATTGGGGCGGAACCAGAAAATGTTTTTGCGGCTGTTGTTAATCCGGGCGCCAACTTTTTGGAGGGATTCACAACCATATTATCACAACAAGAAATATCTGTCAATAGGGGGATACTGGCTAATTATTCTCAGCGTTCGGAACCGGAAGTTGCCTGGGTGGAATCACCGCCATTGTCGGAATTGGTGAAGACTTTAAATATGCAAAGTAACAATGTATTTGCTGAGGCAATTGTTAGAACTTTGGGAGTCCAAAGACCTAGTTTGGATGCAGCCAGTTCGGGATTAAATATGATAGCGGAAGTGCTAGATAATTTAGGGGTTAGTCGGTCAGGATATGTACTGCGAGATGGTTCTGGGTTGTCTCGTCATAACCTGGCTACTCCCCAAGTGTTGGTGGCAACTTTGCGGGTAATGTGGAACTCTCCCCACTGGGAAATTTATCAAGATGCTATCCCGGTGGCGGGGGTCAGTGGCACTCTGGAAAGACGCTTTCAAAATACGCCAGCACAGGGTCAGGTATGGGCAAAAACTGGTACTATGAGAGGGATGTCTTCTCTGGCGGGTTATGTAAAATCTGAGAGTTATTCGCCGTTGGTTTTTGCTATCATAGTGAATCAGTCGAATTTATCAACTCAGGAATTACGAGAAGCTATTGATAGAATAGTAGTGCTTTTAAGTAGTTTACAACCCTGTGATTAG
- a CDS encoding 2-phosphosulfolactate phosphatase family protein, with translation MKIFVYHTPELTPTDSIPDCAIVVDVLRATTTIATALNAGAEAVQVFSDIDELMEVSEKWPADKRLRVGERGGQKVEGCDLGNSPLNCTPEVVEGKRLFMTTTNGTRALQKVQNAPVVITSALVNRRTVVEYLMTTKPETIWIVASGWEGSFSLEDTACAGAIINSLCSEMGYPIDNLGGNDEVFGAVALYYQWQNQLYKLMNTASHGQRLARLECYDDLKYCADTDIVTVLPIQSEPGVLIKSKMKMQSLQYWIEQSLPL, from the coding sequence GTGAAAATTTTTGTTTACCATACCCCCGAATTAACTCCTACAGACAGCATTCCCGATTGTGCGATCGTTGTTGATGTACTCCGAGCCACTACCACCATAGCCACAGCTCTGAACGCAGGGGCGGAAGCCGTGCAAGTCTTCAGCGATATCGATGAACTCATGGAAGTCAGCGAAAAATGGCCCGCCGACAAACGCCTACGAGTTGGTGAAAGGGGGGGGCAAAAAGTCGAAGGTTGTGACCTAGGTAATTCTCCCCTCAACTGTACCCCAGAAGTGGTTGAAGGTAAACGACTCTTTATGACCACCACTAACGGGACCCGCGCCCTCCAGAAGGTTCAGAATGCCCCCGTAGTAATCACATCAGCTTTAGTAAATCGCCGAACCGTCGTAGAATATCTAATGACCACCAAACCAGAAACCATCTGGATAGTAGCATCAGGTTGGGAAGGTAGCTTTTCCCTAGAAGACACCGCCTGTGCCGGAGCCATTATTAATAGCTTGTGTTCAGAAATGGGTTATCCCATAGATAACCTAGGGGGGAATGATGAGGTTTTCGGTGCTGTAGCCCTTTATTACCAATGGCAAAATCAACTATACAAACTCATGAATACCGCCAGCCATGGTCAACGTCTAGCACGTCTCGAATGCTACGACGACCTGAAATATTGCGCTGACACAGACATTGTAACCGTGCTACCCATCCAAAGCGAACCAGGGGTCTTGATTAAATCGAAAATGAAAATGCAGAGTCTTCAATATTGGATTGAACAATCCCTCCCCTTATAG
- a CDS encoding DUF6972 family protein, translating into MSGIDREIYIENRTSLIDKHLPETEKSQRELKTEGMVYLFNDRQTMERVGEEIKQRGERTGAEDSEDKYERYGLFFAEPIGYILKLDGTRIPLHYGEIKIKKSTGKYHVIPRTRPRTTKS; encoded by the coding sequence ATGAGTGGTATTGACAGAGAAATATATATAGAAAACCGAACCAGTCTGATTGACAAACATTTACCCGAAACCGAAAAATCCCAAAGAGAACTGAAAACCGAAGGAATGGTCTATTTATTTAACGATCGCCAGACAATGGAGAGGGTGGGAGAGGAAATTAAGCAAAGAGGAGAAAGGACGGGAGCGGAAGATTCAGAAGACAAATACGAACGCTATGGATTATTTTTTGCCGAACCAATTGGGTATATCCTCAAATTAGATGGAACGAGAATTCCTCTCCACTATGGAGAAATAAAAATAAAAAAAAGCACAGGGAAATATCATGTCATACCTCGCACCAGACCGCGCACCACAAAATCCTGA